The genomic segment TCTCAATGTTTCCTGTAAACTGTAACTCACATGCACATGCAGACGTTATAATTTTACTGCTCCAAtcctgcagctctgcaggaTGTAGACATTTTAGGCGGACTTCAGTGTGCATGTTGgatttgtaaaatgtaatgaaatgaaatatctgATTCTCTTCTGATCCTGCACTGTACTGCACTCCTGTTATCTCAGGCACGACGTCCCAGATGATGAACTGGTGGCGGGTCTCTTCTCTGAGGCGTCCGGGGACTCTGGACCCTACAGTCCTCCACCGTGGGCGCTGTCAGGCCGGGTtgatgtccctggagagtcccCACGATCCCCTAACCGAACTCTGAGTGTTCACCTATCCACCCAGctcatgtctgagggcaaaaCCAAAGATCTCATCTTCGTCATGGGTAACAGTCTGAACAGTCAGTAAATGTAAAACTTAAAATGTGAATACCTTTGAAGAGAAAAGATGAAGCATGTTATACAATaatcttttgtcattttaaagaataaaatttttattttttctgccgCCATCAAAccaacaaaaccacaaaattcAAGTTCATCCTAAGATCATCATCTTTCCTTCTAACGGAGGTTTGGGTGTTATGCAGGTTCGACCCTGGAGGAAACGTGTCGGCTCACAACCGGCTACCAGAACATCGTCCCTGTGAGGTCATCAGGAGGTCACCTTGCTCTTCTCGACCTGTCTGCACCTTTCCTGTTCAGAGGCAGGAAGAGATACTACGGGTCAGAGATGAGCTTCACTCTAATATATTAACAATTTACAGCTTTATTAAGAAAAGTTTGATTTGGGTTCCATCAGTAAACAATTAGATATGTCAGCCATCTTTCttattttctgttattgttgCGATGGTATTTGTTGAGTTAAAAAAGTCCAATAATGATATGTTGCCCAAGAAAAGGAATCCCTTTAAATTTGGTTATTAGAGAATAGTGATCCAGATACATACTGAGCAGAACTTTTTACAGTTAAAGATAAACTCATCAGTGCTCTCTGGTAGACAAATAATGTAACAGTGTTTATAAATCATCTCAAACTTATCTTTGACATTTGTAAACTAACATTTACTGTTACCTGTCAGGTGACATATACACTGATCCtgatatatatttaacaaactGACATTAACTGATATTTATTATGTATGTAGTATCTAAGAAAACTGGCATTACagttcatttaaaaagaaaagtaatcTGGTAGTAGCAGAAATATTAAGCTATTAACGACGTCTTGACATGTGGATCACAACTGGATTTATGCTCcagtacacaaacaaaaagtgcagtTTTACTGAGCTGTTGCTCACACATAACAAAATACGTTTTAGCGAGGAACATGTTCTTGATATTGATTCATCTGCTTCTGACAGTTTCGAAGGCCATTAAGGAAATCTATACGTCAACCAATAACATgctcaccacaaggtccatttaaTCGCTGTTAAGAGGCCGCATCACCTGATCttctcagcagatggagttgcT from the Micropterus dolomieu isolate WLL.071019.BEF.003 ecotype Adirondacks unplaced genomic scaffold, ASM2129224v1 contig_8904, whole genome shotgun sequence genome contains:
- the LOC123965226 gene encoding protection of telomeres protein 1-like; translation: AEKVECITERRCGHDIQPVTLSELKRSDPGRAHHVRVQLRSYEPRRLYQALKLYCSKCISMHDVPDDELVAGLFSEASGDSGPYSPPPWALSGRVDVPGESPRSPNRTLSVHLSTQLMSEGKTKDLIFVMGSTLEETCRLTTGYQNIVPVRSSGGHLALLDLSAPFLFRGRKRYYGCRQCSEAAVREPSAEGVKLIDEKIIAE